Part of the Rhodococcus sp. OK302 genome is shown below.
ACTTTCCGGCTCAGAATGTCGTGCCGGTCCTGCGAGCCTCGGCGTCCTCGGACAAGCTCGCGGCGGTTCTCGACGCAGTTTCGGCGAAACTGACCACCGAGGAACTGCTGGCGCTCAACGTGTCCGTGTCGGGTGATTCCAAGACGGAACCTGCTGCAGCAGCCAAGTCCTGGATAGCGGCGCAGGGCCTCGACAAGCCGGTCGCGTAGCCACGTGATCACCTTCGAGGGTGTCACGAAGCAGTATCCGGACGGCACCATTGCCGTAGATCGACTAGACCTCACCATCGAGGCCGAATCCTTCACGGTTTTTGTCGGCCCGTCCGGATGCGGCAAGACGACGTCCATGCGCATGATCAATCGCATGATCACTCCCACAGCGGGAAAGATCAGTGTCGACGGCCGCGACATCACGCAGACCGATGCCGTGAAGTTGCGACTCGGCATCGGGTACGTCATTCAGAATGCCGGGCTCCTTCCACATCGCACGGTTATCGACAATGTCGCGACCGTTCCCATGCTTCGGGGTGAATCTCGTCGCGCCGCACGCAAAGCCGCGCTCGGTGTCCTGGAACGGGTGGGGCTGGATCTCTCACTCGCCACGCGTTATCCGGGCCAGCTGTCCGGCGGACAGCAGCAACGGGTGGGGGTGGCTCGTGCTCTTGCTGCCGATCCCCCGATTCTGTTGATGGACGAACCGTTCAGCGCAGTCGATCCGGTGGTCCGCGAGGATCTGCAAACCGAGATGCTCAGGTTGCAGAGTGAATTGAAGAAAACCATCGTCTTTGTCACCCACGACATCGACGAGGCCGTCAAACTCGGCGATCACATCGCTGTATTCGGTCCCGGTGGGCGTCTCCAACAGGTTGCTGGGCCGCGTGACGTTCTGGCCGCTCCGGCTACGGATTTTGTGGCTGGATTTGTCGGGCGCGATCGCGGCTACCGCGGATTGTCGTTCCGCGCTGCCGACGAAGTGCCGGTGCATTCCGTCCGCACTGCCACCGAGAACGAATTGAAGTCTCTGCGACTCGAATTGGGCGAATGGGTA
Proteins encoded:
- a CDS encoding ABC transporter ATP-binding protein — its product is MITFEGVTKQYPDGTIAVDRLDLTIEAESFTVFVGPSGCGKTTSMRMINRMITPTAGKISVDGRDITQTDAVKLRLGIGYVIQNAGLLPHRTVIDNVATVPMLRGESRRAARKAALGVLERVGLDLSLATRYPGQLSGGQQQRVGVARALAADPPILLMDEPFSAVDPVVREDLQTEMLRLQSELKKTIVFVTHDIDEAVKLGDHIAVFGPGGRLQQVAGPRDVLAAPATDFVAGFVGRDRGYRGLSFRAADEVPVHSVRTATENELKSLRLELGEWVLVVTDSGVPKGWIDVTGVEGLRAGRTLAQSTSAGGSLFAPGGDLRQALDAAISSPSGIGVAVDADGAVIGGILGSEVVSKLAEQRRREDEERNRVAFTEGFGA